The following proteins are co-located in the Mesorhizobium sp. M1E.F.Ca.ET.045.02.1.1 genome:
- a CDS encoding response regulator transcription factor: MKARIIVVEDEPDLREAVAEYLGANGYDVATAENAAAARGLLEAQSFHLAILDIAMPGEDGLSLGRWLRSKTQIGIIYATAAGTALDRIVGLELGADDYIVKPYELREVLARVRSVLRRVPQPAAPKAAKAEAGTRRFMNFGGFQADFDGRLVTGANGAVIEMAKSEFDVLEVFLTRANRLLTRAAISEAIGFVEDPESSRAVDIRIMRLRKKIETDPANPKFLRTVRGEGYIFSLPTSDGN, encoded by the coding sequence GTGAAGGCACGCATCATCGTCGTCGAGGACGAGCCGGACCTGAGGGAGGCGGTTGCCGAATATCTTGGGGCAAACGGCTATGACGTTGCCACGGCCGAGAATGCCGCGGCGGCGCGCGGCCTGCTCGAGGCGCAGTCCTTCCACCTTGCCATACTCGACATCGCCATGCCCGGCGAGGATGGCCTGTCGCTCGGCCGCTGGCTGCGTTCGAAGACCCAGATCGGCATCATCTATGCCACCGCCGCCGGCACCGCGCTCGACCGCATCGTCGGCCTGGAACTCGGCGCCGACGACTACATCGTCAAGCCCTACGAATTGCGCGAAGTGCTGGCGAGGGTCCGCAGCGTGCTGCGCCGCGTGCCGCAGCCGGCAGCACCTAAGGCCGCGAAGGCCGAGGCCGGCACGCGCCGCTTCATGAACTTCGGCGGCTTCCAGGCCGATTTCGACGGCAGGCTGGTCACCGGCGCCAACGGCGCGGTCATCGAGATGGCCAAGAGCGAGTTCGACGTGCTGGAGGTTTTCCTCACCCGCGCCAACCGGCTCCTGACGCGGGCGGCGATCTCGGAGGCGATCGGCTTCGTGGAAGATCCCGAATCGTCGCGCGCGGTCGATATCCGCATCATGCGTCTCAGGAAAAAGATCGAAACCGATCCGGCCAACCCGAAATTCCTGCGCACCGTACGCGGCGAAGGCTATATCTTCTCGCTGCCGACAAGCGACGGCAATTGA
- a CDS encoding response regulator transcription factor, which translates to MAARSVVALVSVAEVVAGDLADHLERRGHDVRQARQPWEAESLLSAGGIDVVVVGDDVTQADGRELLKRYGGESGSDFILICRPRDLVDKVLALELGAADVVESPLNVRELAARIGGLLMRRGRNTQELIVLENATVDLRSAMVMHRSGAEDQLSPGQVALLRLFLASPRKVLTRDDIIAAAPAENADAFDRSIDSRIVRLRRKLDTETITTIRGAGYRFDPPTPRTD; encoded by the coding sequence ATGGCAGCACGATCTGTCGTCGCGCTTGTGTCCGTTGCCGAAGTGGTGGCCGGCGACCTTGCCGACCATCTCGAACGGCGCGGGCACGATGTGCGCCAGGCACGCCAGCCCTGGGAGGCGGAGTCGCTGCTCTCCGCGGGGGGCATCGATGTCGTCGTCGTCGGTGACGATGTGACCCAGGCGGACGGTCGCGAGCTGCTCAAGCGTTATGGCGGCGAGAGCGGCTCCGACTTCATCCTGATCTGCCGGCCACGCGACCTTGTCGACAAGGTGCTGGCGCTGGAGCTCGGCGCCGCAGACGTGGTGGAAAGTCCGCTCAATGTGCGCGAGCTCGCTGCGCGCATCGGCGGCCTGCTGATGCGACGCGGCCGCAACACCCAGGAACTGATCGTGCTGGAGAACGCCACCGTCGACCTGAGGTCGGCCATGGTCATGCATCGCTCCGGTGCCGAGGATCAACTGTCGCCGGGCCAGGTTGCGCTGCTCAGGCTCTTCCTGGCAAGCCCGCGAAAGGTGCTGACGCGCGACGACATCATCGCCGCCGCGCCGGCCGAGAACGCGGACGCTTTCGACCGCTCGATCGATTCGCGGATCGTGAGGTTGCGCCGCAAGCTCGATACCGAGACCATCACCACGATCAGGGGCGCCGGCTATCGCTTCGATCCGCCGACGCCGCGCACCGACTGA
- a CDS encoding L,D-transpeptidase, producing MHTAISAKLINVTAAALTGAALLFGSNAAHANQIVARVSLSQQIMEVTVDGRPTYTWKVSTGDRRHITPTGSFRPTRLHEMWYSKKYDNAPMPHSVFFSGGYAVHATYAINRLGRPASHGCVRLHPDAAADFYQLVEVFGPANTSIVIVK from the coding sequence ATGCATACCGCCATTTCCGCCAAGCTCATCAATGTCACCGCCGCCGCGCTCACCGGCGCGGCATTGCTTTTCGGCAGCAACGCCGCCCACGCCAATCAGATCGTCGCCCGGGTTTCGCTGTCGCAGCAGATCATGGAAGTCACGGTCGACGGCCGTCCGACCTACACCTGGAAGGTGTCGACGGGTGACAGGAGGCACATCACGCCGACGGGATCCTTCAGGCCGACCCGCCTGCACGAGATGTGGTATTCGAAGAAGTACGACAATGCGCCGATGCCGCATTCGGTGTTCTTCAGCGGCGGCTACGCGGTGCACGCCACCTACGCCATCAACCGTCTCGGCCGGCCTGCCTCGCATGGCTGCGTGCGCCTGCATCCCGATGCCGCGGCCGATTTCTACCAGCTTGTCGAGGTTTTCGGCCCGGCCAACACCAGCATCGTCATTGTTAAATAA
- a CDS encoding efflux RND transporter permease subunit yields MSFSDIFIRRPVLSTVLACMILLLGFQAIFNLSIRQYPKVDETAITITTAYPGASADLIQGFISAPIARAVASTENIDYVTSSSRPSSSTVTVQMKLGSNPDVALTEVLSKVQGVRGTLPDASKDPVIVKGTGQQFAMMYISMQNPNMTKEQLTEYIERVIRPRISTVEGVADVQIFGAEEYSMRVWIDPVRLAARGATAADVLTAINNSNFLSAPGNTQNEYVVSSITVHSTLQTPEAFSQLPIRSTDGQVVRLRDVARVELGAASTDTRVSFNGKPGTFLAIFPTPAANPLTTAAAITKLVPQIQETLPKGMTIEVVYDATGQISASIEEVFKTIGEAVAIVIVVILLFLGSFRSVMMPIVTIPLSLIGVCFILFSVGYSINLLSLLAMVLAIGLVVDDAIVVVENIHRHMEEDHMSPMQAAFNGMREIFSAIVAMTITLAAVFAPLAFTGGLTGALFREFAVTLAGSVVLSGLIAVTITPMMSARLLKAGAHSRFQRIVDGTFSRVERVYERAVTASLRNRPVTLIIVVALVALTGFMFTKTSSELAPEEDQGFLLSLVTAPRYATSDYTETYVNQMLGLVKDIPETRAQFSAVAFGGATNSAFVGFAFKDWADRKRGSKELQADIQGRLAKVAGVEAFVFAPPTLPGSGGGLPISMVVRSTGDPSEVFDEAEKIKNKAQASGRFIVVQNSMAYDAPQVTVTIDRERAAALNLPIADVGRTLTLLVGGAEVAQFDRDSHSYDIIPQVPQEFRDNPERLGEYFIRSEDGKMVPLSAVVKISTNASPAAIEQFNQLNSSTISALPLPGVTTGDGLKVLEDLAKETLPDTFFIDYSGQSRQEKEQGNTILIAFTAAVIVIYLVLAAQFESFRDPLIIMMAVPLSIFGAIVPLNIGLGTLNIYTQVGLITLIGLITKHGILLVEFANQQREIHGMRRRDAIIASAKVRLRPILMTTAAMALGVVPLIISSGAGAAARYSMGLVIFTGILVGTMFTLFVVPMFYTFIASKDLPHLAEKPDPKLMPALPT; encoded by the coding sequence ATGAGCTTTTCCGACATCTTCATTCGCCGGCCCGTCCTCTCGACGGTGCTGGCCTGCATGATCCTGCTCCTGGGCTTCCAGGCCATCTTCAACCTGTCGATCCGCCAGTATCCGAAGGTCGACGAGACGGCGATCACCATCACCACGGCCTATCCCGGCGCCAGCGCCGACCTGATCCAGGGCTTCATCTCCGCGCCGATCGCGCGCGCCGTCGCCTCGACCGAGAACATCGACTACGTGACCTCATCGAGCCGCCCGTCCTCCAGCACCGTGACCGTGCAGATGAAGCTCGGCTCCAATCCCGACGTGGCGCTGACCGAGGTGCTCTCCAAGGTCCAGGGCGTGCGCGGCACCCTGCCGGACGCCTCCAAGGATCCGGTGATCGTCAAGGGCACCGGCCAGCAGTTCGCGATGATGTATATCTCGATGCAGAATCCGAACATGACCAAGGAGCAGCTCACCGAGTATATCGAGCGCGTCATCCGGCCTCGCATCTCGACGGTGGAAGGCGTCGCCGACGTTCAGATCTTCGGCGCCGAGGAATATTCCATGCGCGTCTGGATCGACCCGGTCAGGCTTGCCGCCCGCGGTGCCACCGCCGCCGACGTGCTGACTGCGATCAACAACTCCAACTTCCTGTCCGCGCCCGGCAACACTCAGAACGAGTATGTGGTCTCGTCGATCACGGTTCACTCGACCTTGCAGACGCCGGAAGCGTTCTCGCAGCTCCCGATCCGCTCGACGGACGGCCAGGTCGTGCGTCTGCGCGACGTCGCGCGCGTCGAGCTCGGCGCCGCAAGCACCGACACCAGGGTGAGCTTCAACGGCAAACCCGGCACCTTCCTCGCCATCTTCCCGACACCGGCGGCCAACCCGTTGACGACCGCGGCGGCGATCACCAAGCTCGTGCCGCAGATTCAGGAGACGCTGCCGAAAGGCATGACGATCGAGGTCGTCTACGACGCCACCGGGCAGATCAGCGCCTCGATCGAGGAGGTGTTCAAGACCATCGGCGAGGCGGTCGCCATCGTCATCGTGGTCATCCTGTTGTTCCTCGGATCGTTCCGATCGGTGATGATGCCGATCGTGACCATCCCGCTGTCGCTGATCGGCGTCTGCTTCATCCTGTTTTCGGTCGGTTACTCGATCAATCTCTTGTCGCTGCTTGCCATGGTGCTGGCGATCGGCCTCGTCGTCGACGACGCCATCGTGGTGGTGGAGAACATCCATCGCCACATGGAGGAGGACCACATGTCGCCGATGCAGGCGGCCTTCAACGGCATGCGCGAAATCTTCTCGGCCATCGTCGCAATGACCATCACGCTCGCCGCCGTGTTCGCGCCGCTAGCCTTCACCGGCGGCCTGACCGGCGCATTGTTCCGCGAATTCGCGGTGACGCTGGCCGGCTCCGTGGTGCTGTCCGGCCTGATCGCCGTGACCATCACGCCGATGATGTCTGCGCGCCTCCTGAAGGCCGGCGCGCATAGCCGCTTCCAGCGCATCGTCGACGGCACCTTCAGCCGCGTCGAGCGCGTCTACGAGCGGGCGGTCACCGCTTCGCTCAGGAACCGGCCGGTGACGCTGATCATCGTCGTCGCGCTGGTCGCGCTCACCGGCTTCATGTTCACCAAGACCTCCAGCGAGCTGGCGCCGGAGGAAGATCAGGGCTTCCTGCTGTCGCTGGTGACCGCGCCGCGCTATGCGACGTCGGACTACACCGAAACCTACGTCAACCAGATGCTCGGCCTGGTGAAGGACATCCCGGAGACCAGGGCGCAGTTCTCGGCCGTCGCTTTCGGCGGCGCGACCAACAGCGCCTTCGTCGGCTTCGCCTTCAAGGACTGGGCGGATCGCAAGCGCGGCTCCAAGGAGCTTCAGGCCGACATCCAGGGCCGCCTCGCCAAGGTGGCGGGCGTCGAGGCCTTCGTCTTCGCGCCGCCGACGCTGCCCGGCTCAGGCGGTGGCCTGCCCATCTCGATGGTGGTGCGCTCGACCGGCGATCCCTCCGAGGTCTTCGACGAGGCCGAGAAGATCAAGAACAAGGCGCAGGCTTCCGGCCGCTTCATCGTCGTGCAGAACTCGATGGCCTATGACGCGCCACAGGTGACCGTCACCATCGACCGCGAGCGCGCCGCGGCGCTGAACCTGCCGATCGCCGATGTCGGCCGCACGCTGACTCTGCTGGTCGGCGGCGCCGAGGTGGCGCAATTCGACCGCGACTCCCACAGTTACGACATCATCCCGCAGGTGCCGCAGGAGTTCCGCGACAATCCGGAGAGGCTGGGCGAATACTTCATTCGCAGCGAGGACGGCAAAATGGTGCCTCTGTCGGCGGTGGTGAAGATTTCGACCAACGCATCGCCGGCGGCGATCGAGCAGTTCAACCAGCTGAATTCCTCGACGATCTCGGCCTTGCCGCTGCCGGGCGTCACCACCGGGGACGGGTTGAAGGTGTTGGAGGATCTTGCCAAGGAGACGCTGCCCGACACTTTCTTCATCGACTATTCCGGCCAGTCTCGGCAGGAAAAGGAGCAGGGCAACACCATCCTGATCGCCTTCACCGCGGCGGTGATCGTCATCTACCTGGTGCTGGCCGCGCAGTTCGAGAGCTTCCGCGACCCGCTGATCATCATGATGGCGGTGCCGTTGTCGATCTTCGGCGCCATCGTGCCGCTCAACATCGGCCTGGGCACGCTCAACATCTACACCCAGGTCGGACTGATCACGCTGATCGGCCTCATCACCAAGCACGGCATCCTTCTGGTGGAGTTCGCCAACCAGCAGCGCGAAATCCACGGCATGCGGCGGCGCGACGCCATCATTGCCTCGGCCAAGGTGCGCCTGCGGCCGATCCTGATGACGACGGCGGCGATGGCGCTCGGCGTCGTGCCGCTGATCATCTCCAGCGGCGCCGGCGCCGCGGCCCGTTACTCGATGGGCCTCGTCATCTTCACAGGCATCCTGGTCGGCACGATGTTCACGCTGTTCGTCGTGCCCATGTTCTACACCTTCATCGCCAGCAAGGATCTGCCGCATCTTGCCGAGAAGCCCGATCCGAAGCTGATGCCGGCGCTGCCGACCTGA